A single genomic interval of Celeribacter indicus harbors:
- a CDS encoding efflux RND transporter permease subunit — MAIGLDRARGILSYFTRHRTAANLVLVLLLAAGLTALPRMRSQYFPDVVVDTVRVSVVWEGAGPDDVDNAIIQVMEPTLLAVEGVVESSATSREGGGTIRLEFEPGWDIQRAADDVNAAIDTITELPEGADDAVVTWGGWTDRVTDVAITGPVGLDQLARFADELVARLFARGVTRTTISGVAASETIVEVPTLNLIEHDITMAEIASAIAAEADTSPAGNVGTGGARVRAGVERRAAADIAGIVLKTNEDGSQLTISDVATIRVEGVDRNEAFYVGPNPAVSVQVARSDKGDAIAIQDTVAEVAAEMAATMPEGVTLDLYQTRAEAIRARLDLLLSNGAMGLGLVLALLFLFLNARTAIWVAAGIPVAMLTAIALMYAAGLTLNMISLFALIITLGIVVDDAIVVGEHADFRVRRLGEGPVEASENAARRMFAPVFSSTVTTVIAFFGLTAISGRFGEMIADIPFTVIVVLIASLMECFIILPNHLSHSLAGHGRSHWYDWPSRQIDKGFRIFRERLFRPLLIWSVRLRYPVVALAVLVLMSQISLLVTGQVQWRFFNSPEQPVISGNFAMAPSAVREDTREMLDELQRAVDAVGARYEEEYGANPVVYAIGQIGSNAGRGLEGADTKEDYQLGGITIELSDPDLRPYSSFAFVADLQEEVVNHPLAETVSFQRGFFGPGGDAIDVELYGADTVTLKAAAEALKARLAQFPEVAGLEDNLSYDKEELILELTPQGEALGFTTDALGSVLSHRLGGIEAATFPEGMRTAAIRVELPEDELTADFLDRTQMRTATGDYVPLSDIVTVERRTGFASIRRENGLRIVSVYGDLSEDSAARASEIQQAISTEILPALDEEFGITHRVAGLSEQEDQFISDAVLGLGGVLVGIYLTLAWIFSSWTRPLVVMSVIPFGLIGAVHGHAIWGMALSMFSIVGLIGMTGIIINDSIVLVSTVDEYARDRGLVPAVIDAAADRLRPVMLTTMTTVLGLGPLLYERSADALFLKPTVITLAYGLGFGMAIVLVLIPAILVIQLDVGRQVAAMRRALGRPRRLGRVGQILVAAAGFTLLWFIATLGQVMLRGALPALFGGGGVWTALGIFVLGLLVFFVAVYGIAALVMARGARRTV; from the coding sequence ATGGCGATCGGGCTCGACCGCGCGCGGGGCATCCTGTCCTATTTCACCCGCCACCGCACGGCGGCGAACCTTGTGCTCGTGCTGCTGCTCGCGGCGGGGTTGACGGCGCTGCCCCGGATGCGGTCGCAATATTTCCCCGATGTGGTGGTGGACACCGTGCGGGTCTCCGTCGTCTGGGAAGGCGCCGGGCCGGATGATGTCGACAACGCGATCATCCAGGTGATGGAGCCCACCCTGCTCGCCGTTGAAGGTGTGGTCGAAAGCTCGGCCACCTCAAGGGAGGGCGGCGGCACGATCCGGCTCGAATTCGAACCCGGCTGGGACATCCAGCGGGCGGCCGACGACGTGAACGCGGCGATCGACACGATCACCGAACTGCCGGAGGGCGCGGACGACGCCGTGGTGACCTGGGGCGGCTGGACGGACCGGGTGACCGATGTTGCGATCACCGGTCCCGTCGGCCTCGACCAGCTTGCGCGGTTCGCCGACGAACTCGTCGCGCGGCTCTTTGCCAGGGGTGTGACGCGCACGACGATTTCCGGCGTCGCGGCGAGCGAGACCATCGTGGAGGTGCCGACGCTCAACCTGATCGAGCATGATATCACCATGGCGGAGATCGCGAGCGCCATCGCGGCCGAGGCGGATACGAGTCCCGCGGGCAATGTCGGCACCGGCGGCGCGCGGGTGCGCGCGGGGGTGGAACGGCGCGCCGCGGCGGATATCGCGGGCATCGTGCTGAAGACCAACGAGGACGGATCGCAACTGACCATCAGCGACGTGGCGACGATCCGGGTGGAGGGCGTGGACCGCAACGAGGCCTTCTATGTCGGACCCAATCCGGCCGTGTCTGTCCAGGTCGCGCGTTCCGACAAGGGCGATGCGATCGCGATCCAGGACACGGTCGCGGAGGTGGCGGCGGAGATGGCGGCCACCATGCCCGAGGGCGTGACGCTCGATCTCTACCAGACGCGGGCGGAGGCCATCAGGGCGCGGCTCGATCTGCTGCTGTCGAACGGCGCGATGGGACTCGGGCTCGTCCTTGCGCTGCTGTTCCTGTTTCTCAACGCGCGCACTGCGATCTGGGTTGCGGCCGGCATTCCCGTCGCGATGCTCACCGCCATCGCCCTCATGTATGCCGCGGGCCTCACGCTCAACATGATCTCGCTCTTCGCGCTGATCATCACGCTGGGGATCGTCGTGGACGACGCCATCGTCGTGGGGGAACATGCCGATTTCCGGGTGCGCCGGCTGGGCGAGGGGCCAGTCGAGGCCTCCGAGAACGCCGCGCGGCGGATGTTTGCGCCGGTCTTCTCCTCGACGGTCACGACGGTCATCGCCTTCTTCGGGCTGACGGCGATCTCCGGGCGTTTCGGCGAGATGATCGCGGACATTCCCTTCACCGTGATCGTGGTGCTGATCGCCTCGCTCATGGAATGTTTCATCATCCTGCCCAATCACCTCAGCCATTCGCTTGCCGGCCATGGGCGCAGCCACTGGTACGACTGGCCCTCGCGGCAGATCGACAAGGGCTTTCGCATCTTCCGCGAACGCCTGTTCCGTCCGCTCCTCATCTGGTCGGTGAGGCTGCGCTATCCGGTCGTGGCGCTCGCGGTTCTCGTGCTGATGTCGCAGATATCGCTGCTCGTCACCGGGCAGGTGCAATGGCGCTTCTTCAATTCGCCCGAACAGCCGGTGATCTCCGGCAATTTCGCGATGGCGCCGAGTGCCGTGCGCGAGGATACGCGCGAGATGCTGGATGAGTTGCAACGTGCCGTCGATGCGGTCGGCGCGCGCTACGAGGAAGAGTATGGCGCCAATCCCGTGGTCTATGCCATCGGGCAGATCGGCTCGAACGCGGGGCGCGGCCTCGAGGGCGCGGATACGAAGGAGGACTACCAGCTCGGCGGGATCACCATCGAACTGTCCGATCCGGACCTGCGCCCCTATTCTTCCTTCGCCTTCGTCGCCGATCTCCAGGAGGAGGTCGTGAACCATCCGCTCGCGGAGACCGTCTCCTTCCAGCGCGGCTTCTTCGGTCCCGGCGGGGATGCCATCGACGTGGAACTCTACGGCGCGGATACCGTCACGCTGAAGGCTGCGGCGGAGGCGCTCAAGGCACGGCTCGCACAATTTCCCGAGGTCGCCGGGCTCGAGGACAACCTGTCCTATGACAAGGAGGAGCTGATCCTGGAGCTGACGCCGCAGGGCGAGGCGCTCGGCTTCACCACCGACGCGCTCGGCTCCGTGCTGTCGCACCGCCTGGGCGGGATCGAGGCGGCGACCTTCCCCGAAGGCATGCGCACCGCGGCCATCCGCGTCGAGCTTCCGGAGGACGAACTGACCGCCGATTTCCTCGACCGGACGCAGATGCGCACGGCGACCGGCGACTACGTCCCGCTCTCCGATATCGTGACGGTCGAGCGCCGGACCGGGTTCGCGAGCATCCGGCGCGAGAACGGCCTGCGCATCGTCTCCGTCTACGGCGATCTGAGCGAGGACAGCGCGGCGCGGGCGAGCGAGATCCAGCAGGCGATCTCGACCGAGATCCTTCCTGCGCTCGACGAGGAATTCGGCATCACCCACCGCGTCGCGGGTCTGTCCGAACAGGAAGACCAGTTCATTTCCGATGCGGTGCTGGGGCTCGGCGGCGTGCTCGTCGGGATCTATCTCACGCTTGCCTGGATCTTCTCGAGCTGGACGCGGCCGCTCGTCGTGATGTCGGTGATCCCCTTCGGACTCATCGGCGCGGTCCACGGGCATGCGATCTGGGGCATGGCGCTGTCGATGTTCTCCATCGTCGGGCTGATCGGCATGACCGGGATCATCATCAACGATTCCATCGTCCTCGTCTCCACCGTGGACGAATATGCGCGCGACCGGGGGCTCGTGCCGGCGGTGATCGACGCGGCCGCGGACCGGTTGCGCCCGGTGATGCTGACGACGATGACGACCGTGCTGGGGCTGGGCCCGCTGCTCTACGAACGGTCGGCGGATGCGCTGTTCCTCAAGCCGACGGTGATCACGCTGGCCTACGGTCTCGGCTTCGGAATGGCGATCGTGCTGGTGCTGATCCCCGCGATCCTCGTGATTCAGCTCGACGTGGGGCGTCAGGTTGCGGCCATGCGCCGCGCGCTGGGGCGTCCGCGCCGGCTTGGCCGCGTCGGTCAGATCCTTGTCGCCGCTGCGGGTTTCACCCTTCTGTGGTTCATCGCGACGCTGGGACAGGTCATGCTCCGCGGCGCGCTGCCCGCGCTATTCGGAGGCGGGGGCGTCTGGACGGCGCTGGGCATCTTCGTCCTGGGGCTGCTGGTGTTCTTCGTCGCGGTCTATGGCATTGCCGCGCTGGTCATGGCGCGGGGGGCGCGGCGAACCGTCTGA
- a CDS encoding efflux RND transporter periplasmic adaptor subunit, translated as MRFLRRSLTGLFLVALTVALLLAAGFRFYSAVQERLAAESLPPQGQERQFAVNVVEVTPTTLTPVLTSYGSVQARRTLELRAPAAGRIVDLAEMFEEGGAVRAGEVILRIDPAEASAALRVAEADLLEAQAGLRDAERALSIAEDDLAAARAQLDLRTSALNRQQSLLDRGIGSSLSFEDAALAEASARQSVLSKRQALADAQTAVDTARTDVLRAEIDRDEMQRTLDDMTVTAAFDGVLSEVSGAMGTLLSGNEQFATLIAPGDLEVAFRISTEQYARLVVDRGALPHMPVSATLDVSGLDLVATGKVVRESAAVAAGQTGRMLYARLDDAAGFRPGDFVTVRIEEPMLDEVALLPATAVAANGTVLAVTAQSRLEEVRVETLRRQGDDVIVAATPVAGRQIVAERSPLLGAGIRVRINGAETQTELRAGDPADGGAAEMVTLTEEQRVRLIDFVESNSRMPEEMRVRVREQLAAEEVPADLVTRLEERMGS; from the coding sequence ATGCGCTTTCTCCGCCGATCCCTGACGGGCCTTTTTCTGGTCGCCCTGACCGTCGCGCTGCTCTTGGCAGCCGGCTTCCGGTTCTATTCGGCAGTGCAGGAACGTCTGGCCGCTGAAAGCCTGCCGCCGCAAGGGCAGGAACGTCAGTTCGCCGTCAATGTGGTGGAGGTCACACCGACGACGCTCACGCCTGTGCTGACGAGCTACGGTTCGGTACAGGCGCGGCGCACGCTCGAACTGCGCGCGCCGGCAGCCGGGCGGATCGTGGACCTTGCCGAAATGTTCGAGGAGGGCGGGGCGGTGCGGGCGGGCGAGGTGATCCTGCGCATCGACCCGGCGGAGGCCTCCGCCGCGCTGCGCGTGGCCGAGGCGGATCTTCTGGAGGCGCAGGCGGGGCTGCGCGATGCGGAACGCGCGCTGTCGATCGCCGAAGACGACCTCGCCGCCGCCCGCGCCCAGCTCGATCTGCGCACGAGCGCGCTCAACCGGCAGCAGAGCCTTCTGGACCGCGGCATCGGCAGCTCCCTGTCCTTCGAGGATGCGGCGCTGGCCGAGGCCTCCGCGCGCCAGTCCGTGCTGTCCAAGCGCCAGGCCCTCGCCGATGCGCAGACCGCGGTGGACACCGCCCGCACCGATGTGCTGCGCGCCGAGATCGACCGCGATGAAATGCAGCGCACGCTCGACGACATGACGGTGACGGCCGCTTTCGACGGGGTGCTGAGCGAGGTCTCCGGCGCGATGGGCACGCTCCTGAGCGGCAATGAACAGTTCGCCACGCTGATCGCTCCCGGCGATCTCGAGGTCGCCTTTCGCATCTCGACCGAACAATATGCGCGCCTCGTCGTGGACCGCGGGGCGCTGCCGCACATGCCGGTGAGCGCGACACTCGATGTCTCCGGCCTCGATCTCGTCGCGACGGGCAAGGTGGTCCGCGAAAGCGCCGCCGTGGCCGCGGGACAGACGGGGCGGATGCTTTATGCCCGTCTCGATGACGCGGCCGGCTTTCGGCCGGGTGATTTCGTGACGGTCCGGATCGAGGAGCCCATGCTCGACGAGGTCGCCCTACTGCCCGCGACGGCGGTGGCCGCAAACGGAACCGTGCTCGCCGTGACCGCGCAGAGCCGGCTCGAGGAGGTCAGGGTCGAAACGCTCCGCCGCCAGGGTGACGACGTGATCGTCGCCGCCACGCCGGTTGCCGGCCGCCAGATCGTCGCGGAGCGTTCGCCGCTGCTCGGGGCAGGCATCCGCGTGCGCATCAACGGGGCGGAGACACAGACGGAGCTCCGGGCGGGCGACCCCGCGGATGGCGGGGCGGCGGAGATGGTCACGCTGACCGAGGAACAGCGGGTGCGGCTGATCGACTTCGTCGAAAGCAACAGTCGCATGCCCGAGGAGATGCGCGTTCGCGTGCGCGAACAGCTCGCCGCAGAGGAAGTGCCCGCCGATCTCGTGACGCGGCTCGAAGAGCGGATGGGGAGCTGA
- the moaB gene encoding molybdenum cofactor biosynthesis protein B, with protein sequence MSRIDETRDFIPVRIAVLTVSDTRGIAEDRSGGALVEMIAQAGHQLADRKIVTDDRPAIRAALQAWIDDPDVDVVISTGGTGLTGRDVTVEAHRDVYEKEIDAFGTVFTLVSMQKIGTSAVQSRATGGVAGGTYLFALPGSTGACRDAWEEILKWQLDYRHRPCNFVEIFPRLDEHRRRK encoded by the coding sequence ATGTCCCGTATCGACGAGACGAGAGATTTCATCCCGGTCCGCATCGCCGTGCTGACCGTGTCCGACACGCGTGGCATCGCGGAGGATCGTTCCGGCGGAGCCCTCGTGGAGATGATCGCGCAGGCCGGACACCAGCTCGCGGACCGGAAGATCGTCACCGACGATCGGCCTGCGATCCGCGCGGCGCTTCAGGCATGGATCGACGATCCGGACGTGGACGTGGTGATCTCCACCGGCGGCACCGGGCTCACCGGACGCGACGTGACGGTGGAGGCGCATCGCGACGTCTATGAAAAGGAGATCGACGCCTTCGGCACTGTCTTCACCCTCGTGTCGATGCAGAAGATCGGCACGTCGGCGGTGCAGTCGCGCGCGACCGGCGGCGTAGCGGGCGGTACCTATCTCTTCGCGCTGCCCGGCTCGACCGGGGCCTGCCGGGACGCCTGGGAGGAGATCCTGAAATGGCAGCTCGACTACCGCCACCGGCCTTGCAATTTCGTCGAGATCTTCCCACGTCTCGACGAACACCGGCGCCGGAAGTGA
- a CDS encoding uracil-DNA glycosylase, producing the protein METQPDYWQAHALLEWMIDLGADEAIGETPVNRYEIPQERPKPAASAEARPATVPAPEEKVDTAAEALALARAAGSLEALRDAVAGFEHCDLKRGARNLVFSDGNPKARVMIVGEAPGREEDIQGKPFVGRSGQFLDRMFAAIGLDRTAPDAEHALYITNPIPWRPPENRDPTREEIAMLKPFLLRHIELADPDVLVLMGNWACTALLGRAGITRLRGNWQTVLGKPAMPMTHPAYLLRTPAAKREAWADLLEIQARLRALA; encoded by the coding sequence ATGGAGACTCAACCCGACTATTGGCAGGCCCACGCTCTTCTGGAGTGGATGATCGACCTCGGCGCCGACGAGGCGATCGGGGAGACGCCTGTCAATCGCTACGAGATCCCGCAGGAACGTCCGAAGCCGGCCGCGTCGGCGGAGGCACGTCCGGCCACCGTTCCGGCGCCGGAGGAGAAGGTCGACACGGCGGCGGAGGCGCTTGCGCTTGCGCGGGCGGCGGGATCGCTCGAGGCGCTGCGCGACGCCGTGGCGGGGTTCGAGCATTGCGATCTGAAACGCGGCGCGCGCAATCTCGTCTTCTCGGATGGCAATCCGAAAGCGCGGGTGATGATCGTCGGGGAGGCGCCGGGGCGCGAGGAGGACATCCAGGGCAAGCCTTTCGTCGGGCGCTCGGGCCAGTTCCTCGACCGGATGTTCGCGGCCATCGGCCTCGACCGGACCGCGCCCGATGCCGAGCATGCGCTCTACATCACCAACCCGATCCCGTGGCGCCCGCCCGAGAACCGCGATCCGACGCGGGAGGAAATCGCGATGCTGAAGCCGTTCCTCCTGCGGCATATCGAACTGGCCGACCCGGATGTGCTCGTGCTCATGGGCAACTGGGCCTGCACCGCCCTTCTGGGCCGGGCCGGGATCACGCGGCTCCGGGGCAACTGGCAGACGGTTCTGGGCAAGCCGGCGATGCCGATGACCCATCCGGCCTATCTGTTGCGCACGCCCGCCGCGAAGCGGGAGGCCTGGGCCGACCTGCTCGAGATCCAGGCGCGGCTGCGCGCGCTCGCATGA
- a CDS encoding aspartate carbamoyltransferase catalytic subunit, with product MAFRQKHLLGIEPLHPTEITTVLDVAERYVEQNRRTDKHSDALRGLTQINMFFENSTRTQSSFELAGKRLGADVMNMSMQASSIKKGETLIDTALTLNAMHPDLLVVRHPHSGAVDLLAQKVNCAVLNAGDGKHEHPTQALLDALTIRRAKGRLHRLNIAICGDIAHSRVARSNLILLGKMENRVRLVGPPTLVPQQFREFGCEIYDDMREGLQDVDVVMMLRLQKERMDGGFIPSEREYFYRYGLDGEKLGFAKPDAIVMHPGPMNRGVEIDGTIADDINRSVIQEQVEMGVAVRMAAMELLARNLRSSREATEGTMV from the coding sequence ATGGCATTCCGGCAAAAACACCTTCTGGGCATCGAACCGCTGCATCCGACCGAGATCACGACGGTCCTCGACGTGGCCGAACGCTATGTCGAGCAGAACCGCCGCACGGACAAGCATTCCGACGCGCTGAGGGGCCTCACCCAGATCAACATGTTCTTCGAGAACTCGACGCGCACGCAGTCCTCCTTCGAACTCGCCGGGAAGCGGCTCGGCGCGGATGTTATGAACATGTCGATGCAGGCTTCCTCGATCAAGAAGGGTGAGACGCTGATCGACACGGCGCTGACGCTGAACGCGATGCATCCCGACCTGCTCGTCGTGCGCCATCCGCATTCGGGCGCGGTCGACCTTCTGGCGCAAAAGGTCAATTGCGCGGTGCTTAACGCAGGCGATGGCAAGCACGAACACCCGACCCAGGCGCTTCTCGACGCGCTGACGATCCGGCGGGCAAAGGGGCGGCTTCACCGGCTCAACATCGCGATCTGCGGCGACATCGCCCATAGCCGCGTGGCACGCTCCAACCTCATTCTGCTGGGCAAGATGGAGAACCGCGTGCGTCTCGTCGGCCCGCCGACGCTCGTGCCGCAACAGTTCCGGGAGTTCGGCTGCGAGATCTACGACGACATGCGCGAAGGGCTTCAGGACGTCGACGTGGTGATGATGCTCCGGCTTCAGAAGGAGCGCATGGACGGCGGCTTCATCCCCTCCGAGCGCGAATATTTCTATCGCTACGGCCTCGATGGCGAAAAGCTGGGCTTCGCCAAGCCCGACGCCATCGTCATGCACCCCGGCCCGATGAACCGCGGCGTGGAAATCGACGGCACCATCGCCGACGACATCAACCGTTCGGTCATCCAGGAGCAGGTGGAGATGGGCGTGGCCGTGCGCATGGCCGCAATGGAGCTTTTGGCGCGCAACCTGCGTTCCTCCCGTGAAGCCACGGAGGGAACGATGGTATGA
- the pyrC gene encoding dihydroorotase — MTIFTNARLIDPEALTDEIGWLRLEGSAIAERGTGAPPWGDSIDCAGKCLAPGIVDLGVKVSEPGERHKESFASAGRAAAAGGVTTMITRPDTQSAIDTPEVLEFVQRRAASDAMVRVRHMAALTKGREGREMVEIGFLMDAGAVAFTDCDHVVENTKVLQRALTYARSCGALVIGHPQDPGLSQGAAATSGKFAALRGLPAVSPMAERMGLDRDLALIEMTGARYHFDQITTARALSALERAKAKGLDVTAGVSIHHLTLNELDVGDYRTFFKVKPPLRSEEDRLAMVAAVGSGLIDIICSMHTPQDEESKRLPFEEAASGAVALETLLPAALRLYHAGQLSLPQLFRAMALNPASRLGLDSGRLAEGAPADLVLFDPDAPFVLDRFTLRSKSKNTPFDGARLQGKVKGTWVGGERVFEG, encoded by the coding sequence ATGACCATCTTCACCAATGCCCGTCTCATCGACCCCGAGGCGCTGACCGACGAAATCGGCTGGCTCCGGCTCGAAGGCTCCGCCATCGCCGAGCGCGGCACCGGTGCGCCGCCGTGGGGGGACAGCATCGACTGCGCGGGGAAATGCCTCGCACCGGGGATCGTTGATCTGGGCGTGAAGGTCTCCGAGCCCGGCGAGCGGCACAAGGAGAGCTTCGCCTCCGCCGGGCGTGCCGCCGCCGCGGGCGGGGTCACGACGATGATCACCCGCCCCGACACGCAAAGCGCCATCGACACGCCCGAAGTGCTCGAATTCGTACAGCGCCGCGCCGCCAGCGACGCCATGGTCAGGGTCCGGCACATGGCCGCGCTCACCAAGGGGCGCGAGGGGCGCGAAATGGTCGAGATCGGCTTCCTGATGGATGCGGGCGCGGTCGCCTTCACCGATTGCGATCATGTGGTCGAGAACACGAAGGTCCTGCAACGCGCGCTCACCTATGCGCGCTCCTGCGGGGCGCTCGTCATCGGCCATCCGCAGGATCCGGGACTGTCGCAGGGGGCGGCGGCGACCTCCGGCAAATTCGCGGCCCTCCGCGGGCTTCCGGCTGTATCGCCAATGGCCGAACGCATGGGCCTCGACCGCGACCTCGCGCTGATCGAGATGACCGGCGCACGCTATCATTTCGACCAGATCACCACCGCCCGCGCCCTGTCCGCCCTCGAAAGGGCGAAGGCCAAGGGGCTCGACGTGACCGCGGGCGTGTCGATCCATCACCTGACGCTCAACGAGCTTGACGTGGGCGACTACCGCACCTTCTTCAAGGTAAAGCCGCCGCTGCGATCGGAGGAGGACCGGCTCGCGATGGTCGCGGCGGTCGGATCGGGGCTGATCGACATCATCTGTTCCATGCACACCCCGCAGGACGAAGAGAGCAAGCGCCTGCCCTTCGAGGAGGCGGCCTCCGGCGCGGTCGCGCTGGAGACGCTGCTTCCGGCGGCGCTCCGGCTCTACCATGCCGGCCAGCTCTCCCTGCCGCAGCTTTTCCGCGCCATGGCGCTCAACCCGGCCAGCCGGCTCGGGCTCGACAGCGGACGGCTCGCCGAGGGCGCTCCCGCCGATCTCGTGCTTTTCGATCCCGACGCGCCTTTCGTACTCGATCGCTTCACCCTGCGCTCCAAATCGAAGAACACGCCCTTCGACGGCGCGCGCCTTCAGGGAAAGGTCAAGGGCACCTGGGTCGGCGGAGAGAGAGTGTTCGAGGGCTGA
- the plsY gene encoding glycerol-3-phosphate 1-O-acyltransferase PlsY — protein MMMLLTALLAYLLGSIPFGIVMARLFGLGDLRQIGSGNIGATNVLRTGNKFAAFLTLLGDSGKGAAAVLLARALVGEQAAGIAGLCAMLGHLYPLFLRFRGGKGVATFLGTLIALSWPAGLLACATWLLVAVVTRYSSLSALVAALLAPIYTAVFYHLHGALLVLVLTALIFFKHRDNILRLKAGTETKIGQKG, from the coding sequence ATGATGATGCTCCTCACCGCCCTGCTCGCCTATCTCCTCGGGTCGATCCCCTTCGGCATCGTCATGGCGCGCCTCTTCGGCCTCGGCGACCTGCGCCAAATCGGATCGGGCAATATCGGCGCGACCAATGTGCTGCGCACCGGCAACAAGTTCGCGGCCTTCCTCACGCTGCTGGGCGACAGCGGCAAGGGTGCGGCGGCAGTGCTTCTTGCCCGCGCCCTCGTCGGCGAACAGGCGGCGGGCATCGCCGGGCTCTGCGCCATGCTCGGCCATCTCTACCCGCTCTTCCTGCGCTTCCGGGGCGGCAAGGGCGTCGCGACCTTCCTCGGCACGCTCATCGCGCTCTCCTGGCCCGCCGGGCTCCTGGCCTGTGCGACATGGCTTCTGGTGGCGGTCGTCACCCGTTATTCGAGCCTCTCCGCCCTTGTCGCCGCGCTGCTCGCTCCGATCTATACAGCGGTCTTCTATCACCTCCACGGCGCGCTTCTCGTGCTGGTGCTGACCGCGCTCATCTTTTTCAAGCACCGGGACAACATCCTGCGGCTGAAGGCGGGAACGGAAACGAAGATCGGCCAGAAGGGCTGA
- a CDS encoding DUF805 domain-containing protein yields MGFLTAIRSCFEKYVTFSGRARRAEYWWWALFVMIGSLILGGVDTIFFGVPEITGPTAGLFSLLTFLPGLAVWVRRLHDVGRSGWWVFLIVIPLIGWIVLLVWAASRGDQGANRYGADPVTEAEDGRPLSASGIPPVERR; encoded by the coding sequence ATGGGCTTCCTGACCGCCATCCGATCCTGCTTCGAGAAATACGTCACCTTCTCCGGCCGGGCGCGCCGTGCGGAATACTGGTGGTGGGCGCTGTTCGTCATGATCGGCAGCCTGATCCTCGGCGGGGTCGACACGATCTTCTTCGGCGTTCCGGAGATCACGGGCCCGACGGCGGGGCTGTTCTCGCTCCTGACCTTCCTGCCGGGTCTCGCGGTCTGGGTGCGCCGCCTGCACGATGTCGGGCGGTCCGGCTGGTGGGTCTTCCTGATCGTGATCCCCCTGATCGGATGGATCGTGCTCCTGGTCTGGGCCGCGTCGCGCGGCGATCAGGGTGCGAACCGCTACGGAGCCGACCCGGTCACCGAGGCGGAGGACGGCCGTCCCCTGTCCGCCTCGGGCATTCCGCCGGTCGAGCGCCGCTGA
- a CDS encoding glutamate--cysteine ligase, which yields MSIPQSGGGLIESHDDLVAYLMSGCKPRDAWKIGTEHEKFGYCKDTLAPLPYAGERSIKAILEGIQDRFGWNPIFEGEYLIGLEKDGANISLEPGGQLELSGAPLETIHQTCDEVNEHLREVQSVADDIGARFIGLGMAPHWRHEDMPLMPKGRYKLMDAYMDKVGSTGRDMMRRTCTVQVNLDFASEADMVQKFRVALALQPVATALFANSPFREGKLNGHKSWRSYIWRHLDPSRTGMLPFVFEDGMGFERYVDYALDVPMYFVYRDGKYINALGQSFRDFLKGELPAMPGEKPTLSDWADHLTTIFPEARIKKYMEMRGADGGPWRRLCALPAFWVGLLYDQSALDAATDLMRGWSADFRQELRVAASVKGLAAEVGGVKMLDLARESVAIAERGLAARARPGAGGMVPDETHFLNALKDSVDTGKSPADELIERFEGDWNGDVTRVFAEYSY from the coding sequence ATGTCCATTCCACAATCCGGCGGCGGCCTGATCGAAAGCCACGACGATCTGGTTGCTTACCTCATGTCCGGGTGCAAACCCCGAGACGCGTGGAAGATTGGGACGGAGCATGAGAAATTCGGTTATTGCAAGGATACGCTGGCGCCGCTTCCCTATGCCGGAGAACGGTCGATCAAGGCCATTCTGGAGGGCATCCAGGACCGTTTCGGCTGGAACCCCATCTTTGAGGGGGAATATCTCATCGGGCTCGAGAAGGACGGGGCGAACATCTCGCTCGAGCCGGGGGGGCAGCTCGAACTCTCCGGCGCGCCGCTCGAGACCATCCACCAGACCTGCGACGAGGTGAACGAGCACCTGCGCGAGGTGCAGTCGGTGGCCGATGACATCGGCGCGCGTTTCATCGGGCTCGGCATGGCGCCGCACTGGCGGCACGAGGACATGCCGCTGATGCCGAAGGGGCGCTACAAGCTGATGGACGCCTACATGGACAAGGTCGGCAGCACCGGGCGCGACATGATGCGGCGGACCTGCACGGTTCAGGTGAACCTCGATTTCGCCTCCGAGGCGGACATGGTGCAGAAGTTCCGCGTGGCGCTCGCGCTGCAACCGGTCGCGACGGCGCTCTTCGCCAATTCGCCCTTCCGTGAGGGCAAGCTCAACGGCCACAAGTCCTGGCGCTCCTATATCTGGCGCCATCTCGATCCGTCGCGCACGGGCATGCTGCCCTTCGTCTTCGAGGACGGGATGGGGTTCGAGCGCTATGTCGACTATGCGCTCGATGTGCCGATGTATTTCGTCTATCGCGATGGCAAGTATATCAACGCGCTCGGCCAGTCCTTCCGCGACTTCCTGAAGGGTGAACTGCCCGCGATGCCGGGGGAAAAGCCGACGCTCAGCGACTGGGCCGATCACCTCACCACGATCTTTCCCGAGGCGCGGATCAAGAAATACATGGAGATGCGTGGCGCCGACGGGGGGCCGTGGCGGCGGCTCTGCGCGTTGCCGGCCTTCTGGGTCGGGTTGCTCTACGACCAGTCGGCGCTCGATGCGGCCACGGATCTCATGCGGGGATGGAGTGCCGATTTCCGGCAGGAGCTGCGCGTCGCCGCCTCGGTGAAGGGGCTCGCGGCCGAGGTCGGCGGGGTGAAGATGCTCGACCTCGCGCGCGAGAGCGTCGCCATCGCGGAGCGGGGCCTTGCCGCGCGCGCCCGTCCCGGCGCGGGCGGGATGGTGCCGGACGAGACCCATTTCCTCAACGCGCTCAAGGACAGCGTGGACACCGGAAAATCGCCCGCCGACGAGCTGATCGAACGGTTCGAAGGCGATTGGAACGGCGATGTGACCCGTGTCTTCGCGGAATATTCCTACTGA